Part of the Sphingobium sp. TKS genome, CCTGTGGGCGGTGCGCTGGTATTGTCGCTATCCGATCAGCTATCGCGACCTTGAGGAAATGCTGGCGGAACGCGGCATTTCGGTCGACCATACGACGATCTATCGCTGGGTCCAGTGCTACGCCCCGGAGATGGAGAAGCGGCTGCGCTGGTTCTGGCGGCGTGGCTTTGATCCGAGCTGGCGCCTGGATGAAACCTACGTCAAGGTGCGGGGCAAGTGGACCTACCTGTACCGGGCAGTCGACAAGCGGGGCGACACGATCGATTTCTACCTGTCGCCGACCCGCAGCGCCAAGGCAGCGAAGCGGTTCCTGGGCAAGGCCCTGCGAGGCCTGAAGCACTGGGAAAAGCCTGCCACGCTCAATACCGACAAAGCGCCGAGCTATGGTGCAGCGATCACCGAATTGAAGCGCGAAGGAAAGCTGGACCGGGAGACGGCCCACCGGCAGGTGAAGTATCTCAATAACGTGATCGAGGCCGATCACGGAAAGCTCAAGATACTGATCAAGCCGGTGCGCGGTTTCAAATCGATCCCCACGGCCTATGCCACGATCAAGGGATTCGAAGTCATGCGAGCCCTGCGCAAAGGACAGGCTCGCCCCTGGTGCCTGCAGCCCGGCATCAGGGGCGAGGTGCGCCTTGTGGAGAGAGCTTTTGGCATTGGGCCCTCGGCGCTGACGGAGGCCATGGGCATGCTCAACCACCATTTCGCAGCAGCCGCCTGATCGGCGCAGAGCGACAGCCTACCTCTGACTGCCGCCAATCTTTGCAACAGAGCCTTCTATTATATTGAACCCGTCCTCAGCGGCGGGCGCGGAGATACAGACAAGTGCGTCACCGCCCGGAACGGAGAGCACTTCGACCGGGTCGGTGTGGATATGGCCATGCAGGTACAATATTGGCCTTCCGGCTTCCATTAACGAGGCGCGAACCGCTCCAGAGTTGACAAGTTCGGTATAGGGGGCAAGGCGGGTCATGCGCTGAGGGAGCAGGTTGTGATGAGCGACCACGACCAACTGTTCCTCCCGGGGCATCTTACCAGCAGTCTCTACGAGATGCGCTATGCTGTTGTCGGAGAACGCCGGTGTGTCAAACTGGCGGTCGTAGTATGCGCTCAGGACCTTTGGATCACCCGCCGCGATCGCAGCCTCGATTGCAGGCCCCACACTATCACGAAACTCCGCAGGGATGTATTCAACCGCTCCACATCCCCAGCAGCTGTTCATTAATACGACCGCGCACGTCGCATCGGATGGCCCCACATGGCGGATGAGCGATTGCTCGACCGGGATCTGCTCCAATCCGACGGCGCTCAATGCGGCATTGAGCGGGCCGAATTTTGCCGTCATGCTCGGCTTTTTCGCCAAGTTGCGATCAATGTCGTGATTTCCCGGCACGATACCGCAGAAGGTCAACGCGTTGCGACGCCCCTTGCCCAGTTGCAATGCGTTTGCAACGTAAGCCGCGCCCGCCCTATAGCCGTCCAACTTACCAAAGTCGGTCATGTCTCCCATGAGCAGAATTCCATCAATCTCCTCTGCCTCGCACATTCGATAGATGCGCTTGAAGACAGTCTTGATGGGTTGACGAGAAATGACGTTGCGCAGCTCAACTGAGAAAGTACGGTCCTTTTGGTCCACCGACCTTTCAGTGCGAGCAGCCGACGGCAGATGCAGATCGCCAATCTGCAGCAACCTGACGCGCGGTAA contains:
- a CDS encoding metallophosphoesterase family protein, which codes for MGLPRVRLLQIGDLHLPSAARTERSVDQKDRTFSVELRNVISRQPIKTVFKRIYRMCEAEEIDGILLMGDMTDFGKLDGYRAGAAYVANALQLGKGRRNALTFCGIVPGNHDIDRNLAKKPSMTAKFGPLNAALSAVGLEQIPVEQSLIRHVGPSDATCAVVLMNSCWGCGAVEYIPAEFRDSVGPAIEAAIAAGDPKVLSAYYDRQFDTPAFSDNSIAHLVETAGKMPREEQLVVVAHHNLLPQRMTRLAPYTELVNSGAVRASLMEAGRPILYLHGHIHTDPVEVLSVPGGDALVCISAPAAEDGFNIIEGSVAKIGGSQR
- a CDS encoding IS6-like element IS6100 family transposase, yielding MTDFKWRHFQGDVILWAVRWYCRYPISYRDLEEMLAERGISVDHTTIYRWVQCYAPEMEKRLRWFWRRGFDPSWRLDETYVKVRGKWTYLYRAVDKRGDTIDFYLSPTRSAKAAKRFLGKALRGLKHWEKPATLNTDKAPSYGAAITELKREGKLDRETAHRQVKYLNNVIEADHGKLKILIKPVRGFKSIPTAYATIKGFEVMRALRKGQARPWCLQPGIRGEVRLVERAFGIGPSALTEAMGMLNHHFAAAA